One genomic segment of Hevea brasiliensis isolate MT/VB/25A 57/8 chromosome 3, ASM3005281v1, whole genome shotgun sequence includes these proteins:
- the LOC110666256 gene encoding glucan endo-1,3-beta-glucosidase 4 isoform X2 translates to MSSTSNIFLLVLIFAALVPHKSDGEFQEWCIADEQTPEEELQIALDWACGKGGADCRMIQKNQPCYLPNTVKDHASFAFNNYYHKFKHQGATCYFNAAAMITDLDPSHNSCQFL, encoded by the exons atgtcatccaCTTCAAACATATTCTTGCTTGTTCTCATTTTTGCTGCCTTAGTTCCACACAAATCAG ATGGAGAATTTCAGGAATGGTGCATAGCTGATGAGCAAACTCCAGAAGAAGAGTTGCAGATAGCACTTGATTGGGCATGTGGAAAGGGAGGAGCAGATTGCAGAATGATACAAAAAAATCAACCTTGTTACTTACCAAATACAGTGAAAGATCATGCTTCTTTTGCTTTCAATAATTACTATCACAAGTTTAAGCATCAAGGAGCTACTTGTTACTTCAATGCTGCTGCCATGATTACTGATCTTGATCCAA GTCATAACTCCTGCCAATTTTTGTAA
- the LOC110666256 gene encoding glucan endo-1,3-beta-glucosidase 4 isoform X1 gives MSSTSNIFLLVLIFAALVPHKSDGEFQEWCIADEQTPEEELQIALDWACGKGGADCRMIQKNQPCYLPNTVKDHASFAFNNYYHKFKHQGATCYFNAAAMITDLDPSNQFPFTFIII, from the exons atgtcatccaCTTCAAACATATTCTTGCTTGTTCTCATTTTTGCTGCCTTAGTTCCACACAAATCAG ATGGAGAATTTCAGGAATGGTGCATAGCTGATGAGCAAACTCCAGAAGAAGAGTTGCAGATAGCACTTGATTGGGCATGTGGAAAGGGAGGAGCAGATTGCAGAATGATACAAAAAAATCAACCTTGTTACTTACCAAATACAGTGAAAGATCATGCTTCTTTTGCTTTCAATAATTACTATCACAAGTTTAAGCATCAAGGAGCTACTTGTTACTTCAATGCTGCTGCCATGATTACTGATCTTGATCCAAGTAACCAATTTCCTTTTACTTTCATAATTATATAG
- the LOC131178395 gene encoding uncharacterized protein LOC131178395, producing the protein MNEQQHLRTFVNRQTDQAQNDYWMHLNDSIDCVQFLLRQGLAFRGHDESNNSINKDIQKDIVNACATETINIIIRDLGEALFSILVDEAHDVSAKEQMAIIIRYVEKNGHVLEHILGILHVTDTSALSLKAAIDALFSKHSLSISRLWAKAMMGQATCEMFSVVIDALEWIMENPKFEQKAEAFNLLDSLQSFDVAFSLHLMRNILRITYELSQALQRKNKDIVNAMTLVKIAKQQL; encoded by the exons ATGAACGAACAACAACATCTTAGAACATTTGTGAATAGACAAactgatcaagctcaaaatgactATTGGATGCATTTGAATGATTCTATTGATTGTGTTCAATTTCTTCTCAGACAAGGTTTAGCTTTTCGCGGCCATGATGAATCAAATAATTCAATCAACAAAG ATATACAAAAAGACATTGTCAATGCTTGTGCAACTGAAACTATCAACATTATTATTCGAGATCTTGGAGAAGCTTTGTTTTCTATTTTAGTTGATGAAGCTCATGATGTATCAGCTAAGGAACAGATGGCTATTATTATACGCTATGTGGAAAAGAATGGACATGTGCTAGAGCATATTTTGGGCATTTTACATGTTACTGACACTAGTGCTTTATCACTAAAAGCAGCCATAGATGCATTGTTTTCCAAACATAGCTTAAGCATATCAAGATTGTGGGCCAAGGCTATGATGGGGCAAGCAACATGCGAG ATGTTTTCTGTTGTTATTGATGCACTTGAGTGGATTATGGAAAATCCTAAGTTTGAACAGAAAGCTGAAGCATTTAATCTCCTTGATTCACTACAATCTTTTGATGTTGCATTTAGCCTTCATTTGATGAGAAATATTCTAAGGATCACTTATGAACTGTCACAAGCTTTgcaaagaaaaaataaagatATTGTGAATGCTATGACATTGGTCAAAATAGCTAAACAACAGTTGTAA